cttgcacacacacagccctgcctggggctTGTTCCCACTCAGACACCCGGGGTCTTActgcccacagccccagggctcagACAAGGTGAGTGTGTCATGGGAGTGTGATGGGAGCTGGCAAGAAAGGGGATTCCTCCCTCCATGCTCACCCTGCTTGTTATCTCCAGCCTCCAGTCTTGGGTTTTACAGGGATTTCTGATTACAGAACAGGCACTGTGGGTTTGGACAAGGTTTTGGCactttttctgtctgaaaaacCACCTCAGCAGTGCCACCACTAGTGACTCCTGGTAATGAGTAGGATGTTTCTCATAAATGAGCTGATCTACATGGGGTTCATGGCTCCAAGAGGGAGTCCTACACAGaaagagttttattttcctattttactCGGCAGGTAAAGAAATCCAATGGGATTCATGGCTCTCTAATGGAAGAGTTAtcatctctttcttctttttccaatCTCTTCCCATTTCAGCTACCCAGTGCCTTTGTCTTCTGCTTCTTACCTGCCTGCtggccctggcagcatctcttCCTGACCTTGACATAAGAAACTTGTACCTCCTCAATGGCACGATGGACGACATTATGAATGCTCCTCCAGAGTCCCCCCAGCCTGGTAAGTGTCCAGTACAACAGGAAGAGGCAAATAAGGTCCTGATCAGTCAGATCCCACAGAGCTCCTCACAGGATcccaggagaaggggcaggtTTGGTCCCACTGGCAGCAAGACCAAGACAAGGGTCACGGGCTCTTCCTTGGAGAAACAGGGTTAAAGATGTTCATGGTGTGTTTTAAGGACAGGGAGAATGGTCTCCACCTCTGGAAATCATGAGGTCAGGGGAGAACTCAATTCAAGGGAGTCCTCAATACAAAGAGGAACTAAATGAAGTTAATACAAGGAGTCCAAGCAGGGGCACTGGTGGTGGTGGCAACCCGGTGGCAGTGGCGACCAGGTGGTGGCACAGAGTAACCTGCAGATGCCAGGGTATGCTGGAGCAATGAGAAAGCCTTCAAGAAAtgctcctggaaaaaaaaaagcaggggcTGTGGGTGGAACGTGGCACAACAGAAAGTGTTGGTTCCCTTCCAAGGGAGAAGGATGAATTCCTGGCAGAAAAGCTCAAAGTCCAGGTGTTTGGTGCTGGTTTCACATCAGCTGTCAGGAAACTGCCAACACAGGGAGCCTCATGACTGAGACAAGAGCCTGGGCTTCACCAGGAACTGCAAGtctgaggagagaaagaaaatgtgctCTGGACTGCACAGTgatctcaggcacatggtgtgattttggggttgttctgtgcagggccaggagttggacctgatgacccttgtgggtcccttctaacttgggatattctgtgattctgtgatctctcaCTCACAGCACTGGTAGCGTGCTCTGAAAATATCAGCAGCATGAATGCAAGCTGGGTGAACAGGGAGGCATGCCAGAGCAGACAGGCCAGCATTCCAAGTCTTGACTTGAGGAGGAGTGCATCCAAATGGATGGGGAATgaaggcagagaggagcaggggcAGACTGTGGCTTACAAAATGAACATGAGTGAACAGTTTCATATGGCTGCAGTAAAAGTAAATGCCATGGTAAGAGAGTCCACTGGACCATGTCACATGAGTGTTTCCCACCCCACACAGGCTCAGGCAGTGGAGAGAGtcaaaaggagacaaaaagagAGCCAAAAATCTGGCAGGCTGACTGTGTCAGGAATGGGCTTATACACAGTGTGCAAGAGCCATAAGTTAAACACTTCACAAGGGAGGGGGTAGAACAGCACCAGCTGAAAGCAGGGAACAGGTATTTGAGGGTGGCAGGGAGCAGGTATTTGAGGctgtcagagcagcagctgcaggatgaGGTGTCTGTTCCAGAGAGGGGACAGGAATGAATTTTGTGATTCCATAAGCCCGTGACTCATTCCTCTCAGTGGATACACAGAAGATGTCCTTACAAAAGAATTGCATTAACTCACTGAAAACCATCCTCTCTTCCAGCAACACCCTTCAAATTCCATTCTgagccagctgagcagagccctCTCCCAACTCCTGATACCTGCAATAGTTTTCCTGTGTCTGGTCTCACATTTCTTCCCCCTATTTCTTCCCCCTCTTCTTCCTGAGTCCCTtccaagctgctgctgctgcactttAACAACCATCTTCCCAGTGTTGTTCCCCCCCTTAGGGTCTTTCCCCCACATAGTGTGCCCAAAAATCCTTTCCACCAGAAAGTCACCTGCCCCACTCTAACATCATGTAAATTCCCCTAAACTACTGGCTTACTGATATCTGAAATCAGAAAGTTCCTCTGGAGTTAGGGacagcaagagaaaaacaggaatATCATCTGGAGAAGATCATGTTCTCCCAGCAGGCATTTGACATGTCTCCCCTGTTCTGTTAATTTAGATGATGGTGATGGACATGTCCGACAGGCCAGAGACATCGGCCACCACCCGCCGGCAAGTCACGGTGAGTCTCTGTGTCTGCCTGGGAGGTTTCACTGCTGCTGGGCTCACCAACAGCTCTCAAGACACTTTATCCATGTCCTACACATGCACTGGCTCCTCCCAGGAAAAATGCTGGTTTTCTGatgggctgcagaggagccACAGCTCATAACCTCAGGGGACTCTGTTACCagccgtgtcctgggctcagTGGGCGATGAGGACCTTTAGTGTGGGGAATTTTCCAGCTAAAGATCCAAAGTGGAAAGTGATGATTCATTACTGGGAAGTGGTGATTggtaatttttccattttcaccACACAGTTGATGAGAGGACTGGGGCTGACTGTGTCACTGAACTGGCTGGGTCAACATTAGCCCATAGGACCAAAGACAGGTCCTATCTGAGTGGGGACAACCAGTGGCAGAGGTACTGGGAGAGGAGCAAGTCCCTTCCCAGGAGCCTGTAGGTGCGTTAAGCTCTTTGTTGTATGAGGTGCTGACACTCTGGAGCATGGAAAGGCCATAATCAAATCCAAGTCAGGAAGTCTCTACACAGCTACTTGGGTAAGCCCAGAGAACACCAGTGGCTTTGCCCTATGGAGTTTCCAAGGGCTGATCTGACTGTTAACGATATTGATGTTGTGATCACCGTCTCTCTGGGGTTTCTGAAATTACTACAAAGGTCTAAAGCCACTGTGCTGTACCCACAAGTGGCTTTGTCACCCAGATTTGCATTTGTCTGTGATCATACATCACCTGCATGGCACAGGCAAATCACCACAGCACTGTGAGACTGAACCCAACCTGGGCAAGGGTCCTTGGGTGACGGCGATGCCTGGCTTGGTCTCACCAGGCCCAGACAGTGTGTCCCCATCAGTTTGAATCCTGTCTTAGGAAGATGTGAAGCTCAACTACTACACTGATCAAGTTAAAATTTTGATTTACTCCTGTGAGCACGTGGCATGAATACAGTGGCAGGAACAGAGCCCGTGGCAGGAATGTGTGTGCAAAAAGATCTAGGCACAAAAGGAATATCCCACTTTCAGCATGTCATTGTGTGGGATTTAATAACCATCTCTGtttccagccccaggctggccCAAGGACTGCAGTGAGATTCCCCGTGGCAGCCACAGCGGTGTCTACATCATCCAGCCCAAAGGGCTCCACCACCTCGTGGTGTACTGTGAGATGAATGTGACCCACGGGGGCTGGACCGTGATCCAGAGGAACCAGAGAGACACACCAGTCACCTGGGCCGAGTCCTGGAGCACCTACAAGTTCGGCTTTGGGAACGTGCGCACCGAGTACTGGCTGGGCACCGAGTACATCCACCAGATCGCCAAGCAGAAGGTCTACCAGGTCAGGTTTGTTATCCAGGATTCTGCAGACACCATCAGCTTTGCAGACTACAACCTGTTCAGCGTGGAAGACGAGTCCCATGGCTACAGGCTGAGGCTGGGTGCCTACAACGGGACGGCGGGGGATGCCATGACCTCGGACAATCCCAACAACATGCATGACAACATGAAATTCTCCACAAAGGATCGGGACCAGGACACTTACAGTAAGAACTGTGCCTACAGCTACGAGGGCGGGTGGTGGTTCTCGTCGTGTTACTCTGTGAGGCTGAATTACAAGGGTGGCATGACATGGGGCAACCTGTGCAAGGGCAACTGCAAATCCTCCCTTATCCTCATCAAACCAGCTTCATATTGTTAgtgcttcttcctcctcctgtccacaCTGGACACTCTGCAAAGGCTCTGAATGGCCAAAGAGCATGAGCCTCTCTGGAGCAGAGCGAGGAGCCCAAAGATAGCAGGGCTTTAGTGAAATGCCACTTTCCAGTCCCCACTCTGAGTGCAGgctcccctctgctcagctctaTTCCCCTGTGCTTGCCAGTGATTCCTTGTTATTATGTTCATaatcaagaataaaaaaattagttgtGAAATTTGTGGATTCCCCACGTACCTTCCCTGCGGGAGGAAGACACAGCCCTGGAGTGACATCAGAGTTCCCTGCCTCCAGAACTCACAGCGAGCAAAAAAGCTGCATGCCACAAATTTCCATGTACTCTGAGCCTCTCTGCAGTGTCTGGTGAAGCATCCAAATAAATGTGCTTGCTTGAGCTCATTCACCAGTAATGACATCTGTTCTCTGTCTCTGGTGTGCTCCCATGAGACTCGGGAAATCCCATGTCAGGTGGCAGGACAGGAATCTTGggattatcacagaatcacagactggtttgggctgaagggaccttgaagctcatctcattccaacccccttgacgtggacagggacaccttgcactagaccaggttgctcaaccTGGAGGCAGAAAGCCTTGAGTGGTTCTCACAGGAATGGATGTAGGAAAATTAAACCCAATTACACTGCGATAAAGGCCCTGGGATCTGCACAGGGGGGTTCAGAAGGGACCAGGCACATGGGAGAACTCATCCCACATCATCACCACACTCACAGTCCTGGGTCAGAAGCTGTGGCAATGTCCTGGTGCCAGGGTCCCACTCCTGCTGAGAGGCTCTGTCTGTCAGGATGTGTTCTTTGCTGCCTGGCTGTCTGCACAGACATACTTTGATCCTCTAGAAACAAGATTTCAAAGTCGTCGGTAAATGTCTGCTGTGAGCGAGGAGCAGTGAACTGAAATAGAAGCAAAGGAGAAGTAGGTTAGATGTTAGAAATGAGGAATTCTCCACTTGAATTAGGAGACACTAATGAGGGCAAAGTTCATAATGGGATCACCATATCCAAGTTTCTGAGACCAATTTAGATGAATTTTTGCCAGGAAAAGTGCAGACTAAAGAGCTAATGCTGTGAGGCTGCAGGACAAGACTGCTacagctcctccatcccagaGTTCTGGCACTGCCAGGACAGTGTTGAAGAAGCATTTTGGCCTTCACAAACCCCTTCTGGTTTTGTGCTGGGGCAGCACAGTAACAGCCATGAATTTCACTTCCAGGACCAGCCATGAGTTTCACCTTCCACGGCCCGGGAAAACCCATCCCTGGCCCACCAGCTGTGGAGCCCAGTGCGCACTGGGAGCCATCCAGAGAGGTTTGAGAAATTAGAAAATGCTGAGAGAAATGAGCAGTGGGAGATGTCCCAGCCAAAAAGGACCTGACACTGCTCCAGGGAATGGtcctcagcactgcagagtGTGGGGCACCTGCAGCTGGGGGTGTCTGAGGAAATGGAAAGCCTGGGCCTCCAGCACCAACCACTGAGCCCCCCACACCAGAGCATGGAGGACTGGTGGGACCTCTGTGTACAGCCTGTGCCTGCCTTGTATTGGGCACCACAGCATGGGGAGAGGAGGCACAGGAGAGCTCCAGCATGGATTTGTGTTGTCTGGAAGAGCAGTTCTCCTATGCCAGGAGCACAAGCTGGTAGCAGCAAGGAGAGATGGCTGTTGGGAGGTCctggaatttttcttctagGTGTCTGAATCACTGCAAACATTTAGTGACCACAGCACCCTGTGGCAGCAGTTCCCAGTCCCAGTGGGGCAGCGCTCccacctctgccctccctggggGCCAAAGGGGCTCAAACAGAGCTGTAGTGACAGGGTGTCCCAGTCACAGGGTGTCCCTTGGCTCCCGTCTCTCCGGAGCCGCGAGAACAGGTCACCGGAGTGTCACAAGACGGGTGAGACCACGGCGGCAGCAGGTGGAATGTGCACAGCAGAGTGCGGGATGTTCACGGCGCGGGGGCGGTGCGAGGCGCGCACAGTGGGGTGCGGGATGCGGGTTGTGCCAAGTGAGGTGCAGAGGGTGCACAGAGGGGAGCAGGGCGCGCAGAGCGGGGTGTAGGATGCAGAACGCAGGATGCGCACAGCGGGGTGCAGGATGCGCACAGCGGGGTGCAGGATGCGCACAGCGGGGTGCGGGGTGGGCACAGCGGGGTATCGGGTGGGCACAGCGGGGTATCGGGTGGGCACAGCGGATGCAAGATGCGCACAGCGGGGTATCGGGTGGGCAGAGCAGATGCAGGGTGGGCACAGCGGGGCGCAGGATGCGCACAGCGGTGTGCGGGGTGGGCACAGCGGGGTATCGGGTGTGCACAGCGGGGTGCGGTGCGCAGGGTGCGCGGAGCGGGAGCAGTGCCGGTGTCCCCCGGCCGGGGGCGGGCGCGGTGCGGAGCGGGAGCGCCT
This is a stretch of genomic DNA from Pseudopipra pipra isolate bDixPip1 chromosome 21, bDixPip1.hap1, whole genome shotgun sequence. It encodes these proteins:
- the LOC135425425 gene encoding fibrinogen-like protein 1-like protein, with amino-acid sequence MATQCLCLLLLTCLLALAASLPDLDIRNLYLLNGTMDDIMNAPPESPQPDDGDGHVRQARDIGHHPPASHAPGWPKDCSEIPRGSHSGVYIIQPKGLHHLVVYCEMNVTHGGWTVIQRNQRDTPVTWAESWSTYKFGFGNVRTEYWLGTEYIHQIAKQKVYQVRFVIQDSADTISFADYNLFSVEDESHGYRLRLGAYNGTAGDAMTSDNPNNMHDNMKFSTKDRDQDTYSKNCAYSYEGGWWFSSCYSVRLNYKGGMTWGNLCKGNCKSSLILIKPASYC